CCCGACAGGCTTCTTGCTGAGCCGGGCAAAGATCTCAAGGAATGCGGGGATACACCCCAATCCGGAGACGACACAATCTTCTTTTGCCAGGATCGACGCCGAAGCTCGTAGCGAAGGGTCAATCGTCAGTCGGGTTGTCTCATCCTCGGTTGCGCGGTCTTCTACCAGCGCGGCTTCCAACAGGGCAGTCACGCGCTTGCTCTTCCAGTCCATGCGCTTCATTCTACGGCGTTTCTGGCGCCTGCCAAACACTTGCATATTTCTCCCGGAACCGGGCATCCACCTGCCGGGCAGCCCCATCTCACCACGCTCAAAAGGAGGTGACAGACGATGGTCGAGACACCCCATCACGAACCCGTCGGATTCACCAACCGCACACGCGGCCTTTCCGGCGAATACGCGCATGAGCAGGGTTGGCAACTGTTCGAAGACGAGCGCCGCATCCCCGCTATTGCTCCACCAGACGTGGAAGAAAAATACCCCGGTCGCGAGTATGATTGGGGCGCTCCATCCCCACCCGGGGACAAGGCTGTCAGGTCACTGGAGGTCGGAGACGAGAGCGAGAGAGATGCAGCGTGATCGCTGTATGGCATAAACATGGCATAAACCACGGAAAGGAGAAGAGGATGAGCAATCGGCAATCGACTCCACTCAAACAACACGGGGACATCAAGGAACCCGTGCATAACCGAGGTCACGACCGCAGTTACGCCGCCCATACCGGCGCCGACGGCATGCAACCCATGAAACCGCAGGAGGCTTCCGGCAACAGTTCCGGCAGCCATGGCAACAGTCTTCGCCAGCCACCTGCAATGCAAAGCCGTAGCGGCAAACAGCATCGCTAGAAACACGAAGGCCCGCAACAGATGGATGCGGGCCTTCCCTGTCTATTTTGGGGTTTGCATCAGCCGGTGTTGCGCAGGCCGGCTGAGATGCCATTGATGGTTGCCGTAATGGCGCGATTCAGATCGTCTGTCTCCCCCTCATCGCGCTTACGCCGCATCAGTTCTACCTGAATCAAACTCATCGGATCGACATACGGATTACGCAGACGCACCGACCTCGCGAGCACCGGGTTGGTGGCAAGCAGTTCTGTCTGTCCTGTCACAGCCAGCACCATCTTCTTCGTCCGTTCGAACTCGGCGAGCAGCTTCGACCACACACGCTCACGCAGCTCTTCATCCTTCACCAGGCCGGCGTACATACGGGCGATGCCGAAGTCGCTCTTCACCAGCGCCATCTCGACGTTGCGGAGCATGTCGATGAAGAGCGGGAACTCGCGCATCATCTGCTGCAACAGCGCCAAAGCCTCCGGTCCCTTGGCGGCGAAGGCCTCCAGTGCATGACCGACGCCGAACCACGCGGGCACCAGGTGGCGGCTCTGCATCCATCCGAAGACCCAGGGGATGGCGCGCAGGTCAGCAAAATTGCGCTTGCCGCTGCGGCGCGCAGGGCGGGAGCCGATCTTGGCATGCTCCAGCTCAACTACCGGCGTGGCCTGCTCAAAGTAAGTAAAGACCTCGGGGTCTTCGACGATGCTGGAGCGGTAGAAACCATAGGAGGTCTCACTCAGCTCATTCAGCGCCTCTTCCCACTCTGGAGTAAGAATGCCTGTCAGACAGGCATCGCACTGCAGCTTCGCATCAGGGCGCGCCAGTGCATCGAGCGATGCGGCAAGCATCAGCTCCAGGTTGCGCTCGGCGAGCACCACGTCCGAATACTTCCAGTTCATCACCTCACCCTGTTCGGTGATACGGAACTGGCCGTTGAATCCATCGAAGGGCTGCGCATAGATGGCGCGATGCGTCGGTCCGCCGCCGCGGCCCACAGTTCCTCCACGGCCATGGAACAAACGCAGCTTCACGCCACACTCGCGGGCAACATCGTGCAGCGCACGGTGCGCCTTGTAGATCTCCCAGGTCGAGGTGATCATGCCACCGTCTTTGTTCGAGTCGGAGTAGCCGAGCATGATCTCCTGCTCGCAGTTCCAGCTTTCGAGCAGCGGCTTATAGGCCTCGCTGGTCCAGACATCGCGGCAGATACGCGGAGCGTTGCGCAGATCTTCAATCGACTCGAAGAGCGGCACCGGCTTCAGGCCGGGATCGCCTTCACGGCCTTCCACCGTCACGCCGCCCATACGGGCCAGCCAGATGACGCGGAGCAGATCTTCTTTTTCGGTAGCGCCGCTGATGACGTACTGGCGAATGGCGCGCGGCGACTTCCGCTTGATCTCGGCAACGGCGCGCACTGTATCGATCAGCTCCAGCGTCTGCGCTGAGAGCTGTTTCGGCAGTCCGCCTTCGTTCACGCGCTGCACATCGCCAAGCTCCGCAACTGCAGCAGCATGAACGCGGGCGTGCTGGCGGATATCGAGCGTGTGCAGATGCAGACCATAGGTGCGCACCTCCAGCAGCAGCGGATCGAGCAGAAGCTCCGCGAGACGGCTGCCGCGATTCTCCATCAGGCTGGTGCGCAGCACACACAGGTCATGCTGAAACTCATCGGCGCCTGCATAGTGCGGCAATGTAGGCAGGCCGGAGAAGGGCACACTGCTACGCGGCGAAGCACCGAGACGGATCATGATGCAGATCACCAGCAGACGCACCGGCTCATGCGCAAAGCGCTGCTCCAAGGTTTCGTGCTCGGTGCCGTGGAACTGTTTGACATAGCCGGCCACCAGCTTCAACAGCTCCTTCGAGACCGGCGCCTGCCTGGTGCTGGCGCCGAGTTGCTCGAAGAGATTCTGCAGCCGCGCGCCGTAGTGCTTTAGTAGCAGCTTCGAAGCCATAGTGATGGCTTCGCGCGTGACATCGGGCGTGACGTAAGGATTGCCGTCGCGGTCGCCGCCGATCCAGGAGCCATAGTCCACAACGATCGGCAGGTCGGCAGGCGCGGGCTTCAAGCCGTATTCGGCAGCCAGAGCTCCGGAGATCTCTCCATAGAGGCGGGGCAGCGTGGCGAAGAGCGAGGCCTCGTAGTAGTCCAGGCCGATGCGGATCTCGTCACGGACCGAAGGACGCTCGGTGCGCACATCGTTGGTCTGCCACAGTGCACTGATCTCAGCCATGAGCTCTCGCTCCAGGGCCTCAAGACGCTCAGGCGCGGTGGGGATACGGTCCAGCCGCCAGAGGATATAGCTGATGCGGCGCTGCTTGAACATCACCAGGCGGCGCGCCACCTCGGTGGGATGCGCGGTGAAGACCGGAGTTACGCGCAACTGGCCCAGAAGATCGTATGCCTGTTCGGCGGTATAACCCACCTGCTTCATGCGCCGCAGAGTGCCGCGCAGCGATCCGCGCTGTGGGATCGTGGAAGGATTCAGCTCGTGCGCCACACGGCGGCGCTTGCGGTGATTCGTCTCCGCCAGATTGATGAGCTCAAAGTAGAAGGCAAATGCACGCGCCAACTGGTAGGCCTGCTTCTCATCCAGGCTGTGAATGCTGAGGATGGTCTGCTGCAGAGTGCTGTTAGCCCGGGCAGTGTCGCCCTTTGCATCCGCGTCACGGCGCTCAATGGCGGAGAGACGCAGTTTCTCCACCAGCTGGAACAGCTCATCGCCGACCTGTTCGCGAAGGACATCGCCCAACAGCTTGCCCAGCGAGCGCACATCGCGCCGTAACGGGGCCTCTTTCAGATCGCCCGTCTGTGCCTCCAACTCGGCCAGACGTTCGCTCCAGTTCTTCGGTTGCCACAACGAAGCCATACTTATGCCTGTGATTCAAGGGTGAGCGAGAGCTCTTCCCATTCTTGCATGAGCGACTGTAGTTGATCGCGGAGCTGCGCCAGCAGCTCCGTCTGCCGCTGCGTCTCATCCGCAGAGACGAAGTTACAGAGGGCCTGTTCGGTGGTCGCTATCGCCGATTCGGTGCGCGGAATCTCTTCTTCAAGAGAGCCCAGACGGTCTTCCAGTTGACGCAGTTTGATGGGGTTCAGGCGCTTGCCGCCCGCGGGCTGAACCGCCTGCGATGTTTGCGGTACGGCTGCGGAATCATTACCGTTCCTCGACTCGCGCGGCTGAGACACCTTCGGCGTCTCTGCCGGAGCGGCATGTCCTTCTTTGGTCCGCAGATAGTCTTCGTAGTTCCCGGGGTAGACATGGACGTGGCCGCCCTCTACCTCGAAGACCTTCGTCGCCAGGCCGTCGATGAAGTAGCGGTCATGTGAGACGAAGACCACCGTTCCGGTGAAGTTGCGGATAGCTTCCAGCAGAACGTCCTTGGCGCGCAGGTCGAGGTGGTTTGTGGGCTCGTCCATCAGCAGAAAGTTCGCCGGCGAAACCAGCATCTTGGCCAGGGCATAGCGGTTGCGCTCGCCGCCGGAGAGCACGCCAAGCTGCTTGAAGACGTCGTCTCCGGAGAAGAGGAAGCAGCCCAGCAGCCCGCGCAGTTCGACCTCAGGCACCTTTGGTGCGGCGGACGAGATATCGTCCAGCATCTTCGCCTGCGGATCGAGCACCTTGTACTGGTCCTGCGCGAAGTAATCGCCTGCCACGTTGTGGCCCAGCTTGATCTCTCCCGAGGTAGGCGGCTCAAGCTGCGAGAGCAGGCGGATCAATGTCGATTTACCGGCTCCGTTTGCGCCTACCAGGGCAATGCGGTCGCCGCGGTCGATGGTGAAGCTTACGTTCTCCAGCACTTGCTTGGGGCCGTAGGACTTGTACATTCCCTTCGCCTCCAGAACGGTGCGCCCGCTGGCCGGCGGTTGCGGGAAGGTGAAGTGGATGGTGGATTCCTCTTCGGGAATCTCGATGCGTTCGATCTTTTCGAGCTCCTTGATGCGCGACTGCACCTGCTTGGCCTTGGTGGCCTGGTAGCGGAAGCGGCCGATGAAGGCCTCGAGTTGCTCGATGTGGTCGCGCTGGTTTTTGTACGCCGACAGAAGCTGCTGCTTGCGCTCCTGTTTCTGGGTGACGTACTTCTCATAGCCGCCTGTGTAGAAGTGCAGCCGCTTGTTCCAGACCTCCGCGATCTTCTCGACGGTGACATCGAGGAAGTAGCGGTCGTGCGAAATAAGGATGAAGCCGTGCGGATAGCCCTTCAGATAGCCTTCAAGCCAGTTCCTCGACTCCAGATCCAGGTGATTCGTGGGCTCGTCCAGAAGCAGCAGCGACGGCTTCTGCAGCAGCAGCTTGGCAAGGGCAATACGCATCTGCCAGCCGCCGGAGAACTCGCTGGTGTCCCGGCCCCAATCTTCTTTGCTGAACCCCAGGCCGCCGAGGACGCTGCCCACCTGCGCATCGAGAGCGTAACCGTCGTGGGCGTGAAAGAGGTCATTGATCTCAGAAAAACGCTCGGCGACCTCGGTGTATTCGGAGGATGTGGGATCCAGCTCTGACATGGCCTGGGAGAGCTTCTCAAGCTCCCGCTCCATCTCGCGCTGGGATTGAAAGACCGTGAGGCACTCGTTGAAGACGGTGCGGCCGGTGAGATTGAGGCCATCCTGCGGCAGATAGCCCAGGGTCATGCCCTTGGTGCGGTGCAGCGCGCCGTAGTCGAGGGTTTCGATGCCGGCCAGGGTCTTCAGGAGTGTGGATTTGCCGGTGCCATTGCCGCCCACCAGCCCAGTGCGTTCATGGGCGGTGATCAGCCAGTTGGCCTCGTCAAAGAGCAATTTGGGGCCGAATCGTTTTCCGGCAGCGGCGAGTTGCAGCATTACTCTTCTATTTTCGCAGGTGCGGCTACGGTGTGAGCGGGCAGGGCTTAATCATGCACTTCACTTCAAGGCTAAACTGCGGCATCACGTGCTGATCCGGTCGCAACAAACCACGCTGCCGGAGTTGAAAGACAGTTCGCCTCAGTTTTCGTTGCTCTGCCTCGACTACACGTCCGAGCTGCCGGCTATACATCGCTCGCCCCTGCCACACAATGGTCGAGCTTTCTTCCGGATGCCATGGCATGTCCTTCGCCGAAACTCCAAGAAAATGCGCGATCAGGTGATGACGTGTTACGGCATTCAGCGGCCAGACGGCGTAGCACGAGCCATGTCCATGCGTTGCGACATAGCGCTTGTAGCCGATGACATCATTGTCCACGCGAACCAGCTCTCCTTCTGCATTGTCGTCATGCTCTGAGAGCTCATAGTTGTACACAGGCGGCCAGCCTAACGGATCGTGAACCCCCATGGAATCCCCACACGCACCGCCTCCGGAAAGCGGAATGCTGGTTTTGCTCGAAACGACATAGATCGTGAGATGCTCTTCAGACTTTGCAACAATTGGGCCGACTAATTGAGGATCAGGCCGATCTGCAAGCATCATGGCAGCAATCTTTGTTAATAGATTTTCGTTCACCGAGGAAAACCATCGCCGGAGAAGTTCCTGCGATGCCTCTCGGGGAAGCTGACGCGCTAAAAAGGCTGCTTGTACCGGAAACAGATCCTCCAGCCCCGCGATCGCCCCTACGGGAATAGATATCTTTCCCTGGATCAGGGCATCCAGCATTGCGAGCATTGCCAGCCGTGATGGTTCATAAAAGTAAACCGTATAAGGTCGTCCTTGCCCAGATGAAACCGGCCAATCCTGGACCAAGGTCTCAATCGCGGCCATCGTTTGAGGATCTTGTGTCTTTTGCGCGAAGTATGCGGCCCAGGCAACCAGACGCGGATCACGACTCACCAACCACTGCTGCAGCATCTGGGGTGTTGTCACTGTCTCTGTCGTAACCACAGGTGTAGGTCCGGGCTGCATCACCGGCGCGGCAGCCGGCTGCTGCGCCGCCGCTACCGGCACCAGACAGAACACCCACAGTAACGTCGGTAGAAAGCGGCGCATGTATCACCCAATACGGGTTAGACGACGCGCCCCGCTCGAATGTTCCTGACCGCACACTTCTCTGGCAGCACATCCCTGCCATGCAGCATCTGAAAGGCCAGCACGACGTGCAGGAAAGGCATTGCAGTGAACGACGAAGAACGCGAGCTTGCCACCGGTTCCCCCGCCTCCGAGTCCACTCCACCTCCTTCCCGCCCCAGACGCCGCTTTGGCTGGCTGCAATGGGTCGGTATCGCTGTTGTCCTCGGTCTATTGATCTTCGGCGGAGCCACATGGTGGCTTGTCCGCCACGCTGAGCCCTTGATGCGCCAGCGCATCATCGACACACTCTCGGCCCGCTTCCAATCGCCGGTCGAGCTGGATGAGTTCCACGTCACCGCCGCCAAGGGCCTTGGCGTAGAAGGCAAGGGCCTGCGCATCATGTACCTGATCGAGGTGAATGCACAGGGGCAGCAGCGTGAAGAACCGATGCTGGCCATTGATGAGTTCCGCTTCCACACCACGCTGGCCAATCTGCGCAAATCACCCATGCATGTCGGAGAGGTCTACGTCACCGGTCTGCATCTCCGCAAGCCTCCCAAAGAAGACCGCAAGATAACGCCGCCGGAACCGAAAAAGCCGCCGAAAGAGTCAATCGTCGTCGACCGCATCATCGTCGACCATGCCGACCTGGTGATGGAGACACACAAGGAAAACAAAGAACCGCTCGAATGGGATATCGCACATATGGTTTTAGTCGACGTCGGCGCGAAGCGCCCTTTCGACTACACGGCAACACTGGTCAATCCCAAGCCCCTGGGTGATATCGCCTCCAAAGGTCACTTCGGCCCCTGGAACATCTTCGTTCCCGGCGATACGCCGCTGGACGGCGTCTATGAGTTCTCCCGCGCCGACCTGAGTACGACGAAGGGCATCGCCGGCATCCTCTCCTCAAAAGGCAGCTTCGGCGGAACGCTGGATAACATCGTCGCCGATGGAGAGACCGATACGCCCGACTTCCGCCTGGACGTCAGCGAACATCCCGTGCCCCTGCACACGAAGTATCACGCCATCATCGATGGGACCAATGGAGATGTCCTGCTGCAGCCGGTCGAAGCATGGTTATTGAAAAGCTACTTTGTTTGCGTCGGCCACGTGATCAACAACAAAAACCCCAAAGGCAAAGACATCCGCCTTGATGTCGTGATGCCGAAGGCGCGCATTGAAGACATGCTACGTTTGGGAGTCAAAACCTCGCCTCCGCTGATGACCGGCGGCTTCAAGATGAAGACCAGGCTGCATATTCCTCCCGGCGATGTCGCCATAGCCAAAAAGCTCGAACTGACCGATGGCACCTTTGAGATCCACGGCGCGCACTTCACCAGCGACAGGATCCAGGAGAAGATCGATGCCCTGAGCATGCGCGCCCAGGGCCGCCCCAAAGAAGCCAACGTTCAGGGTACGGCCGGCTTCGATACCCCCAGCGACATGCGCGGGAGCTTCCAGCTCAAGAACGGCATCATCAACGTCCCCTCACTGCGCTACGACATGCCGGGAGCCCAGGTGCTGATGCTCGGCCAGTACTCGACCGACGGCAACACCTTCGACTTCGTCGGCAAGGTGCGCACCAAAGCCCGAATAAGCCAGATGGTGACGGGATGGAAGGGATGGCTCTTGAAACCTGCCGACCCGTTCTTCAAGAAACACGGCGCGGGTGCTGAGATCCCGGTGAAGATCAACGGCACGAAAGACGAGCCGCACTTCGGGACAGACTTCAAGGATGACCGGACGAAGGACCTGGGGAAGGATTTGCCGCCACCGCAGTAGTTGCTAGTTGCTAGTTCTGGTTGCTAATTTGTGCCCATGCTGCTTACCCAGCCCATGCACTGGGTGCCCCTCGATAAGGAAGAAGACTGTGTCGATACACACCTACGAGCCTGAGATCAGCCTTTTCAAGATCCGCCGCCACCAGCTCACCCGCGGCTGCGGCATATCCACTCCCGGCTGGACGAAATAGTCACAGCATTCCGGAACGCTTTGAAGCACCCGTGGGTCCATCCCCGCATAGCGGTGACAGCCGAAGTCCTGCTGCTTCAGGATCTCGATCGCCCGCTTCAGGTCCTTCTTACTGGCCGGCTGGCGGACCCAGCCGCAGTGCTGCGGAGAACTTTCGACCCAGTTCACCAGCTCCGGGGCGATCTTCTGGGGAATGCCGCAGCCCATGCACTCATTCTGGATGACATAAAAGTCACCGGGGACAGAACGAGGGTCTGCTGTAAAGCGTGGTGGCATAGCTTACCGAAAGATTAGTCCCCTCCGTCGCGTGCCGCCAGCCCGTGCTGGTAAACTGTTGGAGGCGGCAGATTCCTGCCGGTTCCCCGCAAAACTCAAGTTTTCAGAACAGGATCCACTTCCCGTGAGCAACGCCACTACGCCTATTCGGAATATCGCCATCATCGCCCACGTCGACCACGGCAAGACCACGCTGGTTGACGCGCTGCTGCGCCAGAGCGGCACCTTCCGCGCGAACGAGGCCGTGGCCGAGCGCGTGATGGACTCTAATGAGCTCGAAAAAGAGCGCGGCATCACCATCCTGGCCAAGAACACCGCCGTCCACTACGGCGACTCCAAGATCAACATCGTCGACACCCCCGGCCACGCCGACTTCGGCGGCGAGGTAGAGCGCGCCCTGAAGATGGTGGACGGTGTCGTTCTGCTGGTCGACGCCAGCGAAGGCCCCCTGCCGCAGACCCGCTACGTACTCTCCAAGGCCCTTGAGGCCGGCCTGCCTCCGATCCTTGTTATCAACAAGATCGATCGTCCCGACGCCCGTCCCCAGGAAGTCCTGAACGAGGTCTATGACCTGTTCATCGACCTCGACGCCGACGAGAGCCAGCTCGAGTTCCCGGTGGTCTACACCAACGGCAAGGCCGGTACCGCCACCATGGACCTGGCCCAGCCCGGTACCGACCTGAAGCCGCTGTTTGACACCGTCCTCGCGAAGATTCCGCCGGCTGTCGGCGATCACGAAGGCGCCCTCCAGATCCTGGTCACGAATCTCGACTACTCCGACTACCTCGGCCGCCTGGCCATCGCCCGCGTCTTCAACGGCAACCTGAAGACCGGTGACGAAGTAAACGTCGCCAAGCTGGACGGATCGCTGCAGAAGACCAAGATCACCAAGCTGTTCAGCTTCGCCGGCCTGAAGCGCACCGACATCGAGCAGACCCAGATCGGCGACATCGTCGCCATCGCCGGCGTCGCCGGCATCACCATCGGCGAGAGCATCACCGGCGTGGACAATCCGCAGCCGCTGCCGAAGATCACCATCGATGAGCCAACCATCGCCATTCAGTTCTCGGTCAACAACTCGCCCTTCTCGGGACGCGAAGGCCAGTACGTCACCAGCCGTAACCTGCGCGACCGTCTCGACCGCGAGCTGCTGACCAACGTCTCCATCCGCGTGGAAGAGACCGACTCACCCGACAGCTTCAAGGTGCTGGGCCGTGGTGAGCTGCAGCTCGCCGTGCTGATCGAAATGATGCGCCGCGAAGGCTACGAGCTGATGGTCGGACGCCCTGAGATC
This genomic window from Terriglobus albidus contains:
- a CDS encoding phosphoenolpyruvate carboxylase — its product is MASLWQPKNWSERLAELEAQTGDLKEAPLRRDVRSLGKLLGDVLREQVGDELFQLVEKLRLSAIERRDADAKGDTARANSTLQQTILSIHSLDEKQAYQLARAFAFYFELINLAETNHRKRRRVAHELNPSTIPQRGSLRGTLRRMKQVGYTAEQAYDLLGQLRVTPVFTAHPTEVARRLVMFKQRRISYILWRLDRIPTAPERLEALERELMAEISALWQTNDVRTERPSVRDEIRIGLDYYEASLFATLPRLYGEISGALAAEYGLKPAPADLPIVVDYGSWIGGDRDGNPYVTPDVTREAITMASKLLLKHYGARLQNLFEQLGASTRQAPVSKELLKLVAGYVKQFHGTEHETLEQRFAHEPVRLLVICIMIRLGASPRSSVPFSGLPTLPHYAGADEFQHDLCVLRTSLMENRGSRLAELLLDPLLLEVRTYGLHLHTLDIRQHARVHAAAVAELGDVQRVNEGGLPKQLSAQTLELIDTVRAVAEIKRKSPRAIRQYVISGATEKEDLLRVIWLARMGGVTVEGREGDPGLKPVPLFESIEDLRNAPRICRDVWTSEAYKPLLESWNCEQEIMLGYSDSNKDGGMITSTWEIYKAHRALHDVARECGVKLRLFHGRGGTVGRGGGPTHRAIYAQPFDGFNGQFRITEQGEVMNWKYSDVVLAERNLELMLAASLDALARPDAKLQCDACLTGILTPEWEEALNELSETSYGFYRSSIVEDPEVFTYFEQATPVVELEHAKIGSRPARRSGKRNFADLRAIPWVFGWMQSRHLVPAWFGVGHALEAFAAKGPEALALLQQMMREFPLFIDMLRNVEMALVKSDFGIARMYAGLVKDEELRERVWSKLLAEFERTKKMVLAVTGQTELLATNPVLARSVRLRNPYVDPMSLIQVELMRRKRDEGETDDLNRAITATINGISAGLRNTG
- a CDS encoding ABC-F family ATP-binding cassette domain-containing protein, which produces MLQLAAAGKRFGPKLLFDEANWLITAHERTGLVGGNGTGKSTLLKTLAGIETLDYGALHRTKGMTLGYLPQDGLNLTGRTVFNECLTVFQSQREMERELEKLSQAMSELDPTSSEYTEVAERFSEINDLFHAHDGYALDAQVGSVLGGLGFSKEDWGRDTSEFSGGWQMRIALAKLLLQKPSLLLLDEPTNHLDLESRNWLEGYLKGYPHGFILISHDRYFLDVTVEKIAEVWNKRLHFYTGGYEKYVTQKQERKQQLLSAYKNQRDHIEQLEAFIGRFRYQATKAKQVQSRIKELEKIERIEIPEEESTIHFTFPQPPASGRTVLEAKGMYKSYGPKQVLENVSFTIDRGDRIALVGANGAGKSTLIRLLSQLEPPTSGEIKLGHNVAGDYFAQDQYKVLDPQAKMLDDISSAAPKVPEVELRGLLGCFLFSGDDVFKQLGVLSGGERNRYALAKMLVSPANFLLMDEPTNHLDLRAKDVLLEAIRNFTGTVVFVSHDRYFIDGLATKVFEVEGGHVHVYPGNYEDYLRTKEGHAAPAETPKVSQPRESRNGNDSAAVPQTSQAVQPAGGKRLNPIKLRQLEDRLGSLEEEIPRTESAIATTEQALCNFVSADETQRQTELLAQLRDQLQSLMQEWEELSLTLESQA
- the typA gene encoding translational GTPase TypA yields the protein MSNATTPIRNIAIIAHVDHGKTTLVDALLRQSGTFRANEAVAERVMDSNELEKERGITILAKNTAVHYGDSKINIVDTPGHADFGGEVERALKMVDGVVLLVDASEGPLPQTRYVLSKALEAGLPPILVINKIDRPDARPQEVLNEVYDLFIDLDADESQLEFPVVYTNGKAGTATMDLAQPGTDLKPLFDTVLAKIPPAVGDHEGALQILVTNLDYSDYLGRLAIARVFNGNLKTGDEVNVAKLDGSLQKTKITKLFSFAGLKRTDIEQTQIGDIVAIAGVAGITIGESITGVDNPQPLPKITIDEPTIAIQFSVNNSPFSGREGQYVTSRNLRDRLDRELLTNVSIRVEETDSPDSFKVLGRGELQLAVLIEMMRREGYELMVGRPEIVTKRIDGALMEPVEYVTIDVPEEFAGTVIQKLGPRKGEMVKMHGQGRVRMEFKVPSRGLIGLRSEMLTETRGTIVMNSIFDGYTNYQGEIPQRPSGALISDRAGTTTTYALNGLQDRGILFVGDGIEVYEGMVVGEHSRDNDLDVNCVREKKLTNMRASSADEALRLVPYKQLTLEQCIEFIADDELVEVTPKSLRLRKKVLQANRRPRRNQNVE